The Streptomyces sp. NBC_01268 genome window below encodes:
- a CDS encoding ABC transporter permease, whose protein sequence is MYNPTVARLTYRALLGRRRALILFLLPAMLIVIAAAVRLFNGADDQVAADVLGGFALATMVPLIGVIAGTGAIGPEIDDGSIVYLLAKPVKRPTIVFTKLIVAIAVTMVFSAVPTLIAGFILNGNGQQVAVAYTVAALVASIAYSALFLLLGTVSRHAVVIGLVYALVWEALFGSLIAGARTLSVQQWALALAEKVTGDGLVTSEVALPTAVVLLVAVTVAATWFAGRKLRTMTLAGEE, encoded by the coding sequence ATGTACAACCCCACAGTCGCCCGGCTCACCTACCGGGCCCTGCTCGGCCGCCGACGGGCCCTGATCCTCTTCCTGCTGCCCGCCATGCTGATCGTGATCGCCGCCGCGGTCCGCCTGTTCAACGGCGCCGACGACCAGGTCGCCGCCGACGTCCTCGGCGGATTCGCGCTGGCCACGATGGTGCCGCTGATCGGTGTCATCGCCGGCACCGGCGCCATCGGCCCGGAGATCGACGACGGCTCGATCGTCTACCTGCTGGCCAAGCCGGTGAAGCGGCCGACGATCGTCTTCACCAAGCTGATCGTCGCCATCGCCGTGACCATGGTCTTCTCGGCCGTGCCGACGCTGATCGCCGGATTCATCCTCAACGGCAACGGGCAGCAGGTGGCGGTCGCCTACACGGTGGCGGCCCTGGTGGCCTCCATCGCGTACAGCGCGCTGTTCCTGCTGCTCGGCACGGTCAGCCGCCACGCCGTCGTCATCGGCCTGGTCTACGCCCTGGTCTGGGAGGCCCTGTTCGGCTCCCTCATCGCGGGTGCCCGCACCCTCAGCGTCCAGCAGTGGGCGCTGGCCCTCGCGGAGAAGGTCACCGGCGACGGCCTGGTCACCTCCGAGGTGGCCCTGCCGACCGCGGTGGTGCTCCTGGTCGCCGTGACGGTCGCGGCGACCTGGTTCGCCGGCCGGAAGCTGCGGACCATGACGCTGGCGGGCGAGGAGTAG
- a CDS encoding CynX/NimT family MFS transporter — MSRETSGAPVADALPDALPDVLPDGLPAALTDALPDVLVDAEADVRPSAAGAAARRALLARPAVLLVGIVLASVNMRAALASVSPLVSEMSEAYGLSSAATSLVTSVPVLFLGLGALVAPWLGRRFGAERVLFAALLLLGVGILTRVLPSSAALYAGGVLVGTAIALLNVLMPGLIKRDFPDRAASMTSVYTGAMIAGATVVAASSVPLERALGGWQASLGFWSLLAAVAALAWLPQVLIARGRTGHEVRAGSPAAMPVRSVWRSALAWQVTLFMGLQSLWSYVLIAWMPTIFTDHGMSRSTAGVVFAFNNLIQVAGAFAVPLLAGRMRSQRPLIVLVTTLVAAGYAGLMVAPVEGAWLWSGLLGVGQGGAVGLALTLIVLRSGDAVTAARLSGMAQTVGYLMAAAGPLAAGALHQATGSWTTPILAVLGVCAAALAVGLLAARSRTV; from the coding sequence GTGAGCCGGGAGACCTCCGGGGCACCCGTCGCCGACGCCCTCCCTGACGCCCTTCCTGACGTCCTCCCCGATGGCCTTCCTGCCGCCCTCACCGACGCCCTCCCCGACGTCCTCGTCGACGCCGAGGCGGATGTCCGGCCCTCCGCGGCGGGCGCGGCGGCCCGGCGGGCACTGCTCGCCCGGCCGGCGGTGCTCCTGGTCGGGATCGTGCTGGCCTCGGTCAACATGCGGGCCGCGCTGGCGAGCGTGTCGCCGCTGGTGAGCGAGATGTCCGAGGCGTACGGCCTGTCGTCGGCCGCGACCTCCCTGGTGACCTCGGTACCGGTGCTCTTCCTGGGCCTCGGCGCGCTGGTCGCGCCCTGGCTCGGGCGCCGCTTCGGCGCGGAACGGGTGCTGTTCGCGGCGCTGCTGCTGCTCGGCGTCGGCATCCTCACGCGGGTCCTGCCGTCGTCGGCCGCGCTGTACGCGGGCGGCGTCCTCGTCGGCACCGCCATCGCCCTGCTGAACGTCCTGATGCCCGGCCTCATCAAGCGGGACTTCCCGGACCGGGCCGCCTCGATGACCTCCGTCTACACGGGCGCGATGATCGCGGGCGCCACGGTCGTCGCGGCCTCCTCGGTGCCGCTGGAGCGGGCGCTCGGCGGCTGGCAGGCCTCGCTCGGCTTCTGGTCGCTGCTCGCCGCGGTGGCGGCGCTGGCCTGGCTGCCGCAGGTGCTGATCGCCCGGGGCCGTACCGGGCACGAGGTGCGGGCCGGGAGCCCCGCCGCCATGCCCGTCCGGTCCGTCTGGCGCTCGGCACTGGCCTGGCAGGTGACCCTGTTCATGGGGCTCCAGTCGCTGTGGTCGTACGTCCTGATCGCCTGGATGCCGACGATCTTCACGGACCACGGGATGAGCCGCTCGACGGCCGGTGTGGTCTTCGCCTTCAACAACCTGATCCAGGTGGCGGGCGCCTTCGCCGTGCCGCTGCTGGCCGGCCGGATGCGCAGCCAGCGCCCGCTGATCGTGCTGGTCACGACGCTGGTCGCGGCGGGCTACGCCGGGCTGATGGTGGCCCCGGTGGAGGGCGCCTGGCTCTGGTCGGGGCTCCTCGGCGTCGGCCAGGGCGGTGCGGTGGGTCTCGCGCTCACCCTGATCGTGCTGCGCTCGGGCGACGCGGTGACGGCGGCCCGGCTGTCCGGCATGGCGCAGACCGTCGGCTATCTGATGGCTGCGGCGGGCCCGCTGGCCGCCGGCGCCCTGCACCAGGCGACCGGCTCCTGGACCACGCCGATCCTCGCCGTGCTGGGCGTCTGCGCGGCGGCCCTCGCCGTCGGCCTGCTCGCGGCCCGGAGCCGTACGGTCTGA
- a CDS encoding FadR/GntR family transcriptional regulator encodes MALKAAGRVSLVDSVVEQLRTQLAEGEWAVGDRIPTEHELAELLGVGRNTVREAVRVLVHAGLLESRQGNGTFVRSTADPAAVLRGVRHAGALDVLELRVALEAEAARLAAVRRDTHDLLRLRAALTGLRERGDRDAGADVAFHLAVVEATHNAAFREVYRFFSAQVHESLTEALGDHAMPPVDIDAHEALVAAIEAADPDAAEAQTRELLRLPMETVAALTEESR; translated from the coding sequence ATGGCGCTGAAGGCGGCGGGACGGGTCTCGCTGGTGGACTCCGTGGTGGAGCAGCTGCGGACACAGCTCGCCGAGGGCGAATGGGCCGTCGGCGACCGCATCCCGACCGAGCACGAGCTCGCCGAACTCCTCGGCGTCGGCCGCAACACCGTGCGCGAGGCCGTCCGCGTCCTGGTCCACGCCGGGCTCCTGGAGTCCCGGCAGGGCAACGGCACCTTCGTCAGGTCCACCGCCGACCCCGCCGCCGTGCTGCGCGGGGTGCGGCACGCGGGCGCCCTGGACGTCCTGGAGCTCCGGGTCGCCCTGGAGGCGGAGGCGGCGCGCCTGGCGGCGGTCCGGCGGGACACCCACGACCTGCTGCGGCTGCGGGCGGCCCTGACCGGCCTGCGCGAGCGGGGCGACCGGGATGCCGGCGCCGACGTCGCCTTCCACCTCGCGGTCGTCGAGGCCACGCACAACGCGGCCTTCCGCGAGGTGTACCGCTTCTTCTCCGCCCAGGTGCACGAGTCACTGACGGAGGCGCTCGGCGACCACGCCATGCCGCCGGTCGACATCGACGCGCACGAGGCGCTGGTCGCGGCGATCGAGGCGGCGGACCCGGACGCGGCGGAGGCGCAGACGCGCGAACTGCTGCGGCTCCCGATGGAGACGGTCGCGGCGCTGACGGAGGAGTCGCGGTGA
- the lpdA gene encoding dihydrolipoyl dehydrogenase: MSDRFDVVVLGAGPGGYVAAIRAAQLGKRVAVVEEKYWGGVCLNVGCIPTKALLRNAELAHIFNHEAKTFGIKVDGTVTFDYGDAFARSRTVADGRVKGVHFLMKKNGITEFDGRGTFLDANTLQVNKADGTAQTITFDHCIIATGATPRLLPGTALSDRVVSYEQQILAEDAPKSIIIAGAGAIGIEFAYVLNNYGTKVTIVEFLDRMAPLEDEEVSKELAKQYRKLGIDVLTSTRVEAIDESGPQVRVTVTGKDGAQKVLEADKVLQAIGFAPNVSGYGLENTGVALTERGAIEVDGRCRTSAPHIYAIGDVTAKLMLAHTAEAMGVIAAETIADAETMELDYAMIPRATYCQPQIASFGYTEAQAREKGYDVKVAKFPFMANGKAHGLGDATGFVKIVADATYGEIIGAHLIGPDVTELLPELTLAQQWDLTVHEVARNVHAHPTLGEAVKEAIHGIAGHMINF; encoded by the coding sequence ATGTCAGACCGCTTCGACGTCGTCGTACTCGGAGCTGGCCCCGGCGGCTACGTCGCCGCCATCCGCGCCGCCCAGCTGGGCAAGCGGGTCGCGGTCGTCGAGGAGAAGTACTGGGGCGGTGTCTGCCTGAACGTGGGCTGCATCCCCACCAAGGCGCTGCTGCGCAACGCCGAGCTGGCCCACATCTTCAACCACGAGGCCAAGACCTTCGGCATCAAGGTCGACGGCACGGTGACCTTCGACTACGGCGACGCCTTCGCGCGCAGCCGCACGGTCGCGGACGGCCGGGTCAAGGGCGTCCACTTCCTGATGAAGAAGAACGGCATCACCGAGTTCGACGGCCGGGGCACCTTCCTCGACGCGAACACGCTGCAGGTGAACAAGGCCGACGGCACCGCGCAGACGATCACGTTCGACCACTGCATCATCGCCACCGGCGCCACCCCGCGGCTGCTGCCCGGCACCGCGCTGAGCGACCGCGTCGTCTCCTACGAGCAGCAGATCCTCGCCGAGGACGCCCCGAAGTCGATCATCATCGCCGGCGCCGGCGCGATCGGCATCGAGTTCGCCTACGTGCTGAACAACTACGGCACCAAGGTCACCATCGTCGAGTTCCTCGACCGGATGGCCCCGCTGGAGGACGAGGAGGTGTCGAAGGAGCTCGCCAAGCAGTACCGCAAGCTGGGCATCGACGTCCTGACCTCCACCCGCGTCGAGGCCATCGACGAGTCCGGCCCGCAGGTCCGCGTCACCGTCACCGGCAAGGACGGCGCCCAGAAGGTCCTGGAGGCCGACAAGGTCCTGCAGGCCATCGGCTTCGCCCCGAACGTGTCCGGCTACGGCCTGGAGAACACCGGCGTCGCCCTGACCGAGCGCGGCGCCATCGAGGTCGACGGCCGCTGCCGCACCTCCGCGCCGCACATCTACGCGATCGGCGACGTCACCGCGAAGCTGATGCTCGCGCACACCGCCGAGGCCATGGGCGTCATCGCCGCCGAGACCATCGCGGACGCCGAGACCATGGAGCTCGACTACGCGATGATCCCCCGCGCGACCTACTGCCAGCCGCAGATCGCCAGCTTCGGCTACACCGAGGCGCAGGCCCGCGAGAAGGGCTACGACGTCAAGGTCGCCAAGTTCCCGTTCATGGCGAACGGCAAGGCGCACGGCCTCGGTGACGCGACCGGCTTCGTGAAGATCGTCGCCGACGCCACGTACGGCGAGATCATCGGCGCCCACCTCATCGGCCCCGACGTCACCGAGCTGCTGCCCGAGCTCACCCTGGCGCAGCAGTGGGACCTCACCGTCCACGAGGTCGCCCGCAACGTGCACGCCCACCCGACGCTGGGCGAGGCCGTCAAGGAAGCGATCCACGGCATCGCCGGACACATGATCAATTTCTGA
- a CDS encoding rhomboid-like protein encodes MPRETSPHAPGGEPSRPIRSWVRSSPGTHVWLAVIAITSLFIALSPDGLEHYLLHRNSSNLHELSRHPVQALLGSAFWIENPESLLLYAVLFEVFHAPVERWLGTAKWLVVVATAHVAATLISQKVVLEAIQDHDVPRSMAHVVDIGVSYGLAASVGILTYRLPRPWRWFYLAGAVAFFAVPLVSHHTYTDLGHAISLVIGLAFWPLTRHTAPQAADPAHRG; translated from the coding sequence GTGCCTCGCGAAACCTCTCCCCATGCCCCGGGTGGCGAACCGTCCCGGCCGATCAGGTCGTGGGTGCGTTCGTCACCCGGTACGCATGTCTGGCTGGCCGTCATCGCGATCACCAGCCTGTTCATCGCGCTCTCCCCGGACGGCCTGGAGCACTATCTGCTGCACCGCAACAGCAGCAATCTCCACGAGCTCTCCCGCCACCCCGTCCAGGCGCTGCTCGGCAGCGCGTTCTGGATCGAGAACCCGGAGAGCCTGCTCCTGTACGCGGTCCTCTTCGAGGTCTTCCACGCGCCCGTCGAGCGCTGGCTCGGCACGGCGAAGTGGCTGGTCGTCGTCGCGACGGCGCACGTCGCCGCCACCCTCATCAGTCAGAAGGTCGTCCTGGAGGCGATCCAGGACCACGACGTGCCGCGCAGCATGGCGCACGTCGTCGACATCGGGGTGAGCTACGGTCTGGCCGCCTCGGTCGGCATCCTCACCTACCGGCTGCCTCGCCCCTGGCGCTGGTTCTACCTGGCGGGGGCGGTGGCCTTCTTCGCGGTGCCGCTGGTCTCGCACCACACGTACACCGATCTGGGGCACGCGATCTCGCTGGTCATCGGGCTCGCGTTCTGGCCGCTGACCCGGCACACGGCGCCGCAGGCGGCGGATCCGGCGCACCGCGGGTGA
- a CDS encoding HAD family hydrolase produces the protein MSTFPYRLVATDLDGTLLRADESVSGRTRDALVAATEAGAAHIVVTGRAVPWTRHILDDLGYEGIAVCGQGAQVYHAGEHRLLTSLTLDRQLAGLALSKLEAEVGPLALAASRDGLEGEVLIGPGYRVQEGPLPYVPYEDPAELWSAPLTKLYLQHPTLDDDQLTRAARETVGGLVDVVMAGPGIVEVLPLGLSKATGLSLAARRLGVKAAETIAFGDMPNDIPMFGWAARGVAMGNAHEELRAVADEVTASNEEDGIALVLERLLSA, from the coding sequence GTGAGCACCTTCCCCTACCGCCTGGTGGCGACGGACCTCGACGGCACGCTGTTGCGGGCCGACGAGTCCGTCTCGGGCCGTACGCGCGACGCGCTCGTCGCCGCCACGGAGGCGGGCGCCGCGCACATCGTCGTCACCGGCCGGGCGGTGCCCTGGACCCGGCACATCCTCGACGACCTCGGCTACGAGGGGATCGCGGTGTGCGGGCAGGGCGCGCAGGTCTACCACGCCGGTGAGCACCGGCTGCTGACCTCGCTCACCCTGGACCGGCAGCTCGCCGGCCTCGCCCTGTCCAAGCTGGAGGCCGAGGTGGGCCCGCTGGCCCTCGCCGCGAGCCGCGACGGCCTGGAGGGCGAGGTCCTGATCGGCCCCGGCTACCGGGTCCAGGAGGGCCCGCTGCCGTACGTCCCGTACGAGGACCCGGCGGAGCTGTGGTCGGCCCCGCTGACCAAGCTGTACCTCCAGCACCCGACGCTCGACGACGACCAGCTGACCCGGGCCGCGCGCGAGACGGTCGGCGGCCTCGTGGACGTCGTCATGGCGGGCCCGGGGATCGTGGAGGTCCTTCCGCTCGGCCTGAGCAAGGCGACCGGCCTCTCCCTCGCCGCGCGCCGGCTCGGCGTGAAGGCCGCGGAGACGATCGCCTTCGGCGACATGCCCAACGACATCCCGATGTTCGGCTGGGCGGCGCGCGGCGTCGCGATGGGCAACGCCCACGAGGAGCTGCGCGCGGTGGCCGACGAGGTGACCGCGTCCAACGAGGAGGACGGCATCGCGCTCGTCCTGGAGCGTCTGCTGAGCGCCTGA
- the serS gene encoding serine--tRNA ligase, whose translation MIDLRLLREDPDRVRASQRARGEDVALVDALLSADERRRSSGVRFDELRSEQKALGKLIPKASPEERAALLQKAEQLKTDVKAAEAEQNEADETARALLLQLGNIVHPDVPVGGEEDFVVLETHGTIRDFAAEGFEPRDHLELGEALGAIDVERGAKVSGSRFYYLTGVGALLELALVNAAIAQATEAGFIPMLTPALVRPRAMEGTGFLGQAAENVYHLEKDDYYLVGTSEVPLAAYHMDEIIDADKLPLRYAGFSPCFRREAGTYGKDTRGIFRVHQFDKVEMFSYVAPEDAEAEHKRLLDWEKQWLTSLELPFQVIDVATGDLGSSASRKFDCEAWIPTQGKYRELTSASNCDGFQARRLSVRMREEQGGKKTVQPLATLNGTLCAVPRTIVAILENHQLPDGSVRVPEVLRPYLGGREVLEPISK comes from the coding sequence GTGATTGACCTTCGCCTGCTCCGTGAGGACCCCGACCGTGTTCGCGCCTCCCAGCGCGCCCGTGGAGAGGACGTCGCGCTCGTCGACGCCCTGCTCTCCGCCGATGAGCGGCGCAGGTCGTCCGGCGTCCGCTTCGACGAGCTCCGATCCGAGCAGAAGGCGCTCGGCAAGCTGATCCCCAAGGCCTCCCCCGAGGAGCGCGCCGCGCTCCTCCAGAAGGCCGAGCAGCTCAAGACCGACGTCAAGGCCGCCGAGGCCGAGCAGAACGAGGCCGACGAGACGGCCCGCGCGCTCCTCCTCCAGCTCGGCAACATCGTCCACCCCGACGTGCCCGTCGGCGGCGAGGAGGACTTCGTCGTCCTCGAGACGCACGGCACCATCCGCGACTTCGCCGCCGAGGGCTTCGAGCCCAGGGACCACCTGGAGCTCGGCGAGGCGCTGGGCGCCATCGACGTCGAGCGCGGCGCGAAGGTCTCCGGCTCGCGCTTCTACTACCTGACCGGCGTCGGCGCGCTCCTGGAGCTCGCCCTGGTCAACGCGGCGATCGCCCAGGCCACCGAGGCCGGCTTCATCCCGATGCTCACCCCCGCGCTGGTCCGCCCGCGCGCCATGGAGGGCACCGGCTTCCTCGGCCAGGCCGCGGAGAACGTGTACCACCTGGAGAAGGACGACTACTACCTGGTCGGCACCTCCGAGGTCCCGCTCGCCGCGTACCACATGGACGAGATCATCGACGCCGACAAGCTGCCGCTGCGGTACGCCGGCTTCTCGCCGTGCTTCCGCCGCGAGGCCGGCACCTACGGCAAGGACACCCGCGGCATCTTCCGCGTCCACCAGTTCGACAAGGTCGAGATGTTCTCGTACGTCGCTCCGGAGGACGCCGAGGCCGAGCACAAGCGGCTGCTCGACTGGGAGAAGCAGTGGCTGACCTCCCTGGAGCTGCCCTTCCAGGTGATCGACGTCGCCACCGGCGACCTGGGCTCCTCCGCCTCCCGCAAGTTCGACTGCGAGGCCTGGATCCCGACCCAGGGCAAGTACCGCGAGCTGACCTCCGCCTCCAACTGCGACGGATTCCAGGCCCGCCGCCTGTCCGTCCGCATGCGCGAGGAGCAGGGCGGCAAGAAGACGGTGCAGCCGCTGGCCACCCTGAACGGCACGCTGTGCGCCGTACCGCGCACGATCGTGGCGATCCTGGAGAACCACCAGCTGCCGGACGGCTCGGTCCGCGTGCCCGAGGTGCTGCGCCCCTACCTCGGCGGCCGTGAGGTCCTGGAGCCGATCTCCAAGTGA
- the pheA gene encoding prephenate dehydratase has translation MSATRYTYLGPEGTFTEAALRTLPEAATRELVPMVSVPAALDAVRNGEAAAALVPIENSVEGGVTATLDELASGEPLMIYREVLLPIAFALLVRPGTRMSEIKTVTGHPVAQPQVRNWLRTHLPEAVWESAASNADGARLVQEGRFDAAFAGEFAAATYGLEALVTEIHDAENAETRFVLVGRPARPAAPTGADKTSVVLWLGEDHPGALLELLQEFAVRGVNLMLIQSRPTGAGIGNYCFAVDAEGHISDRRVGEALMGLKRICPKVRFLGSYPRAGVAVEDVRPLRRGTSDGEFTNASDWLARVQDGRA, from the coding sequence ATGTCAGCCACCCGGTATACGTATCTCGGTCCCGAAGGCACCTTCACGGAGGCCGCGCTGCGTACGCTGCCCGAGGCCGCGACGCGGGAGCTCGTCCCGATGGTCTCGGTCCCGGCCGCGCTGGACGCCGTCCGCAACGGCGAGGCCGCGGCAGCGCTGGTGCCGATCGAGAACTCGGTCGAGGGCGGGGTGACCGCGACCCTGGACGAGCTGGCCTCGGGCGAGCCGCTGATGATCTACCGCGAGGTTCTCCTGCCGATCGCCTTCGCCCTGCTCGTACGGCCCGGGACGAGGATGTCGGAGATCAAGACCGTCACGGGGCACCCGGTGGCCCAGCCGCAGGTGCGGAACTGGCTGCGGACCCATCTGCCGGAGGCGGTGTGGGAGTCGGCCGCGTCGAACGCGGACGGCGCCCGCCTCGTCCAGGAGGGCCGCTTCGACGCGGCCTTCGCCGGCGAGTTCGCGGCCGCCACCTACGGCCTGGAGGCCCTGGTCACCGAGATCCACGACGCGGAGAACGCCGAGACGCGCTTCGTGCTGGTGGGCCGGCCGGCCCGGCCCGCGGCGCCGACCGGTGCGGACAAGACCTCGGTCGTGCTGTGGCTGGGCGAGGACCACCCGGGCGCGCTGCTGGAACTCCTCCAGGAATTCGCCGTGCGCGGGGTCAACCTGATGCTGATCCAGTCCCGTCCCACGGGCGCGGGCATCGGCAACTACTGCTTCGCGGTGGACGCCGAGGGCCATATCTCGGACCGCCGGGTCGGCGAGGCGCTGATGGGGCTGAAGCGGATCTGTCCCAAGGTGCGTTTCCTCGGTTCGTATCCGCGCGCGGGCGTGGCGGTCGAGGACGTACGGCCGCTGCGGCGCGGAACCTCGGACGGCGAGTTCACGAACGCCTCGGACTGGCTGGCGCGGGTCCAGGACGGCCGGGCGTAG
- the efeB gene encoding iron uptake transporter deferrochelatase/peroxidase subunit: MNEPVKAPANAPANDDHLDISRRRLLGTVGAAGATGLLIGAAGGVGFASTEDGGGSGAGSGGSPALASVGSTEVMFHGKHQAGITTPLQARGHLVAFDLAPGAGRKEAAALLRRWSATAKALMAGKPSTGDTGIALDAGPSSLTVTFGFGRTFFDRTGLTARRPEQLDPLPAFSSDALDPKRSEGDLWVQIGADDALVAFHALRALQKDAAGAARVRWQMNGFNRSAGATARPMTARNLMGQVDGTNNPKQTDADFDRRIFVPQSPQVSQGSQGSRGFQEWMAGGSYAVVRRIRMLLDDWEKLSLDKQEKVIGRRKADGAPLTGGSETTPLDLDKIGPDGRTVIPDNAHSRISAPEQNGGAAMLRRPFSFHDGIAADGTPDAGLLFVCWQADPLRGFVPVQRKLDRGDALSPFVRHEASGLFAVPGGAAEGEYVGQRLLES, translated from the coding sequence GTGAACGAGCCCGTGAAAGCCCCTGCGAACGCCCCCGCGAACGACGACCACCTCGACATCTCCCGGCGGCGGCTGCTCGGCACCGTCGGCGCCGCGGGCGCGACCGGTCTGCTGATCGGCGCGGCCGGCGGTGTCGGCTTCGCCTCGACGGAGGACGGGGGCGGTTCCGGCGCGGGCTCCGGCGGCTCGCCCGCGCTGGCCTCGGTCGGCTCGACCGAGGTGATGTTTCACGGGAAACATCAGGCGGGGATCACCACTCCGCTGCAGGCCCGCGGGCATCTGGTCGCCTTCGACCTCGCCCCGGGCGCGGGCCGCAAGGAGGCCGCCGCGCTGCTGCGCCGCTGGTCGGCCACGGCGAAGGCCCTGATGGCGGGCAAGCCGTCGACCGGTGACACCGGCATCGCGCTGGACGCCGGGCCGTCCTCGCTGACCGTGACCTTCGGCTTCGGCCGCACCTTCTTCGACCGCACCGGGCTCACGGCGCGCCGCCCCGAGCAGCTGGACCCGCTGCCCGCCTTCTCCTCCGACGCGCTCGACCCGAAGCGTTCCGAGGGCGACCTGTGGGTGCAGATCGGCGCCGACGACGCGCTGGTCGCCTTCCACGCGCTGCGCGCGCTGCAGAAGGACGCGGCCGGCGCGGCACGGGTGCGGTGGCAGATGAACGGCTTCAACCGTTCGGCCGGTGCCACGGCCCGGCCGATGACCGCCCGGAACCTGATGGGCCAGGTCGACGGCACGAACAACCCGAAGCAGACGGACGCCGACTTCGACCGGCGGATCTTCGTGCCGCAGAGCCCCCAGGTGTCCCAGGGATCCCAGGGGTCCCGCGGCTTCCAGGAGTGGATGGCCGGCGGCTCGTACGCGGTCGTGCGGCGGATCCGGATGCTGCTGGACGACTGGGAGAAGCTGTCCCTGGACAAGCAGGAGAAGGTGATCGGCCGCCGGAAGGCGGACGGGGCGCCGCTGACCGGCGGGAGCGAGACCACCCCGCTGGATCTGGACAAGATCGGGCCGGACGGCAGGACCGTCATCCCGGACAACGCCCACTCCCGGATCTCCGCCCCCGAACAGAACGGCGGCGCGGCGATGCTGCGCCGGCCCTTCTCCTTCCACGACGGGATCGCCGCGGACGGCACCCCGGACGCCGGTCTGCTCTTCGTCTGCTGGCAGGCGGACCCGCTGCGGGGCTTCGTGCCCGTGCAGCGCAAGCTGGACCGGGGCGACGCGCTGTCCCCGTTCGTCCGGCACGAGGCGAGCGGACTGTTCGCGGTGCCGGGCGGGGCCGCGGAGGGCGAGTACGTGGGCCAGCGGCTGCTGGAGTCGTAG